The genomic DNA gagggagagggagaggagaggggaggagggagaggggagaggggagagggggagggagggagggagagagagagagagagagagagaggagagagagagagagagagagagagagagagagagagaggagagagagaggaggagagagagaggagagagagagaggagagagagagaggagagagagagagagagagagagagagagtgagtgagtgagtgagtgagtgagtgagtgagtgagtgagtgagtgagtgagtgagtgagtgagtgagtgagtgagtgtgtgtgtgtgtgtgtgtgtgtgtgtgtgtgtgtgtgtgtgtgtgtgtgtgtgtgtgtgtgtgtgtgtgtgtgtgtgtgtgtgtgtgtgtgtgtgtgtgtgtgcatgcgtcatATGTGAAGgaccaatttttaaaaataagtatTCTTTTATAACTATATGTAATGCCTGACTAAATTGCCAGACAAATCTAAGGGTATATTAAGTATATGTAACAGAATATTAGTAACAAAATTAATATGATTCTTTTCATCTTAACAGTTTGAAGACATTAAAAATTATCAAAATTTGATATATCTCTCTAGGAAATTTGTAAATGATTACTATGAGTAAGGCTTAGCAGTGATTGCACATACAATGAAAGAATACTTAAAAACTGCTGTGGCTcaaaatagtttttaaaaatatatatctactttttACATAACCTCTCTTATGATTCAGTAAGATCTGTCACTAGAAATGGGTCTTTAAAGGCAACTGCACAACCCTCTAACAAATACTCTGCCAAACCCTGCTTCACATGAACATCAAGTTCCAGTGATGCATAGCAACACACAAAGGCACATACTATCACAAATACAATGTACAAAACTGAACACATATCATGACTATCTATACACTCTGCTAAGGTACaccttatcattttccttattgctCTAAATATCTTTTCAGACAAAACAAGACCAGATATATTTCTTCCTGAAGAAATGTTTTGATATAAGATCTGATTTTCATTTTATAATATGGAAAATGAGATTCTTTATAAAATACCAACTTAGTAACTTTACAAATGGACTCGGTACTTTAAATTATGGAACATTTATCAGGAAGAGAACTTACAAGCAGGAGCACTTCACGAGAAACAGGTGGAAGaacaaatattttcaatatttccaCTCAATTTCAATGACAAGCATAAGAGATATGATAATGCACAAAATTGAAATTGTAAAATGACTTTTACTCTGTAATGTTGTCTATCAAATGCACTTGAGGAGAAAATTCAGGCACAAAAATCTCTTAattaaatgttgttgtttttatacagTCTTAGTTTTCTTTACTGCTTACTACCTAATCATTTGCAATCACTACTAATATTACATTAATTTATTTGCACCCCCACAAAACTCACATACCATAAATAACCTATAAATAATGCATCTGTGTTTGCATCTTCTTCATGAAGCCAGGGTTTCATGTTGTAACATGAAATATGTTAAAACACATACTGATAGAGGAAGTCTGGTAACCTACATGATAGGCAGTTTTCAACTAGCTTTTTACTTGATAGTAAGCTGTCCTAAAGCAACTCATAGTTATAAACTAAAAATGCAAAATCCAAGAGTGCAACTTAGTATGGTCTAGGCAATACAAATAGCAAACTTAAAGAACATACAATTGCATTTATAATAAATTTCTTGGACAAATTGCATGACTGGCCActaataaacagagatagatggatttCATTATTTACTTCACATTTTTGTAAGAGAATTTCTCAAGTTTCATGGTAAAAATGCACTATATTCATATCCTATGCATTACTCTACCTTTGTACAAAAAATATTACTTCACCCTAAAATTAGCCTGAAAAATGTCTTTGGAACCTGAGCCATTCCCATCAAAAACTTGTCTTTTTTTGATATTTAAACATTCAGAAATGTTTTATGGCAACTTGTGATTGCAAATAGAACGTACTTCCAATATGACTTTTCAGTAACAAATCTGTCCTGATTTGCAAACCAAACACTATATGAACACCTCCATAAATTAAAAAAACCCAACTCAACAAATATTTCATTACCATGAGAAAATATGaagcttaaaaaataataatcctacgtaattatttatatgaaaaaatgtaATTGTTAGGAAAACATATACCATTTGAGCTACTATGTATGAAACAgcatgtaaacttttttttttcaataaaattgcACAAATACCTGCCTTAATTATTTTAAGCTAATCCCTATTTTCTGAATAATTTCTCAAACCTTATTTCAGTTAATCTACAGATCATGCAGCTATGcactatttttactttttttcaactTAGTTATAGTGAAGGCTAAGCACCAATGCCACTTTACCTTCTAGGACTGTGATATGTTTTTTAGaattacatgaaaaaatataataacactaaATGCATGATTTCCTTCATAAACTTGTTCAGAGCTTAGTGCAATTACTTCCTGAAACAGCTGACTGATCTAATACTGAGAGGACAGTAACTGCATCATGGACTGAATGGAAGATCTGTTCCGTAGCGATTGTCTTCAGGGTGCCGCATTTCTCTAAGCTATCAAATACACTTTCTGTAAAGCAAATGTGTAAACTGTAATATGACCTAGCTTTACTTTATGAAATAAGTAAACAGATTAATATCCAGAGAAAGATATATTATTCCAAATGTTTCAAACCAATGAGGACAGTAGGCTCTGCTTTTCTTACCTGAGACTGAAGCAAGAATAAGTGTGATGCCAGCGTCATTGTATTCTTTCCGGAGCTGTGCAATAAGTTTTCCACCAGTGGAATCCAAATAGATAATTTTACTCATGTCAAGGACTATCCATTTAATTTCCTGAAATGTACACATTAAAAGCAATTGTAGCATATTCTGATATTGAAGTCTAAAAAATAAGTAACAAATAGCTTTGATCATCTTGATAAGCTGGAATACAGTTCTCCAACTCATATTTCCATAAAGCACATTAGACAAATATGCATCAGAGAAATTTCCCAGTTTGCAGCACAGTTCAGAtccacaaacagaaaaaaaaatacttacaggTAAGGAAAGTGCCACATGCTTATTCTTCTTGTTGCTGAACCTCCCCTTGATGAACCTTGCAGCTCCGTTTAGCTGCTTCTCGCTGATGCTGTCCTTGGGTTTCTCTTCAGAGTTCTCAGGGATCTTCTCTGCACTCTCATGCACCCCATTCTCCTAttcaaataaaaagaatattaagaAGACTAAACTTTAATAAAGAACTTTTAAAATCTACTctaaaaatatcttaaaaaattaaaataatatgtaAACCTTATCCTATCATAATAGCCTTTCAGGTGTGATTAAATGTTGCTTGGCTGAATTTCAAACAAGAAAAGATGCCAAGATTTATTTCAAATTTTGCCAGACATGTTTTAACGGAAAATAAATTCTGATTCACTACTGACAAAACATCCTCAAAGTTTAAAATCAAGTTACAATCACTTTGCATTACCTTGATGGCAAGGTCAGATTTCGATTGCCTCTTCTCTAGAGCTTTCTTTGTACTAACAATTACATTAGGCTCTAGGCCAGTCATAGAGAAAATCTGAGTTCGGAAGTATTCACTGTTTGCAAAGTGAAGAGGTCCATTGAACTGGAATATGCAAACTGAAGGTATTTCCACAGCCTgtaatacaaaaaaaggaaaataaattgtaAGAAATATATTAGAACCTTTCTAAATTTCATGTCAACTCTATAGAATCATCTTATGAAACtaaaaaaattaacagaaaaatatcCAAGAACCCATATAAGAATTGCCTAAAACTACCATCTGTTCTTAttcaaaaataaaaccaaacatgtAAACAACTTTATGAACTTACTGAGGAGTATTTCTTAATATCCAAATAGATGTCTGTGTTGGGGATGGAACCAAGAATGGCTGTGCTAGGTTTCTGGCCTCTAAAAAGCAAAACTACCAGTGACATCAGGACCCCAACCATCAGGCCATAATctatgtcaataataacaacagcaaggaAGGCTGCAATCCATATCGATGCATCAGCACGTGAGATGGCCCACACCCTCTTCAGGTCATTCACTTGTAGGAACATTCCCTTCAGCGCCACAACAATGATTGATGACAGAACACACTAaataggaagaagatgaaaatcaGTTGAATCAAAATCCCAATAAAAAGCATAGAAATATTCACATTCAAAACACAAACAATTATGAAACCTGTACATATGAAAAAAGCTTACATTTGGTAGTTTTTCAAAAACTGGTCCCACAAATAGAAGGACAAGCAAGAGAAGAGAACATGAGATGAGTGACGTAATTTGAGTGACACCCCCAACTGCTTCCTGAATCAGGGACCGAGACAAAGATGCGGCAATGGGAGCACATCCGAAGAAGGATCCAAATATGTTACTTGCTGACtgttgataaagaaaattaattactGCTCTGTGCTTCCTATAAAAACTCACAACTGTTAGTTAACTttgctttatattatttttatacatttcagTTGATTACTAATGCATTAATTTTATGACTTTATGTGAGAAAATACCACTCATACTACTTCTTAGCAAATTTTGTTATAGTGCATAAAGACAGCTTAAAATCTTTGTCTAATGAATCAACTAAAAGGGAacttttatgataattttttcaCCTTACCACCTAAATTTAAAACACAATAGTTTCATATTTATCAATACCTGTGAATAtaattcttgagctgcatcaacTTCATAATTATGCTTCTTAGCAAATATCTTTGCCATTGAGAAAGATATTGTATATgctacaattgtaataataaatgcATCAACAACCACTTTTGGTAGAAGCTCAAATGGTGGTGCTTCCGGCTCAGGCAATCTGAAAAGAACACCAATATTTGAGTTTGATTTACCAGAATTACTTATTTACCTTATAAGAattcaatctatatgtatacctgCATTGTTTCTTaacaacatatacaaaaatatctcATCTAGAAATATACAGAAGGCACTAGCTTATTGCTACCTGAATCTTAACTTACCCAGTTGGAATTTCTCCCACAATGCGAATGCCATAGTTTTCGTTTAGCTCTCCAAAGTAAGAGGCAACCGTCCCAAGAATAACGGCAATAAGTTCAATGGGGATGgggatttttgtcttttctcgcAATTTAGGCTGTTTTGGAAAAGTAATCTCTATTATTAACAGTAACATAGATTAAATTTTAGTTAAATCAAACCATTGCAATCAAAATAGCATGGTAATAATGAAGAGTAAATATAGGGAGAAGTAAATTGAGATGGAAAGAATAATATCCATAGACATGGAAGCAATTTGCAGTTATATGTAGTGTTCTTAATTCTACCACTTAAATAACATtaggaatttattttatttattatcaaaagCAACA from Penaeus chinensis breed Huanghai No. 1 chromosome 30, ASM1920278v2, whole genome shotgun sequence includes the following:
- the LOC125041381 gene encoding prestin-like: MGHSENYGGGGAGGGGGGGGGGGGGSPSEVCVVRPTLNVAQRCQNYHFDPGHSRGLRETIQTKATEACSLSCGCVTSAITARLPILSWLPAYRLRESLLGDIIAGVTVAIMHIPQGMAYALLANLPPITGIYMAFFPVLIYAFLGTSRHCSMGTFAVVCLMTGKVVTDLSSPESVDAEGDTANNSTMSGSSYSPSQVAALVSFMVGVWELIMGLLQLGSLSVFLSDMLVSGFTTGAAIHVLTSQVKYLFGLHIQRYSGPLKIIYTYRDIIQQLLKSNPAAMVASMITIGALTFNNEVLKPKLREKTKIPIPIELIAVILGTVASYFGELNENYGIRIVGEIPTGLPEPEAPPFELLPKVVVDAFIITIVAYTISFSMAKIFAKKHNYEVDAAQELYSQSASNIFGSFFGCAPIAASLSRSLIQEAVGGVTQITSLISCSLLLLVLLFVGPVFEKLPNCVLSSIIVVALKGMFLQVNDLKRVWAISRADASIWIAAFLAVVIIDIDYGLMVGVLMSLVVLLFRGQKPSTAILGSIPNTDIYLDIKKYSSAVEIPSVCIFQFNGPLHFANSEYFRTQIFSMTGLEPNVIVSTKKALEKRQSKSDLAIKENGVHESAEKIPENSEEKPKDSISEKQLNGAARFIKGRFSNKKNKHVALSLPEIKWIVLDMSKIIYLDSTGGKLIAQLRKEYNDAGITLILASVSESVFDSLEKCGTLKTIATEQIFHSVHDAVTVLSVLDQSAVSGSNCTKL